A single region of the Thermotoga profunda AZM34c06 genome encodes:
- a CDS encoding ABC transporter permease, translating into MRILTAIWEIFTNPAFYKLTLTAATPFIFASLGGVFSEITGVVNIALEGIMLMGAFVSIVFTAVTGNPWIGVLFAMFVGLGMAWLHAWASIKWRGNQIVSGTALILLAQGVTGFLMEPIFGRPGQTDIVGKIPELRIPLFMKNSFLAQSIGELSPMIYIAFGCVALAWFIIYKTKLGLRMRAVGENPEAADTLGVNVYMIRYFGVLMSGIMASLGGAFLSVGEVGNFRELMTGGRGFIALAAMILGNWNPIGAMWASLLFGFSEAFANQLQSSPILHVASSSKPLFNMFPFIVTLIVIAGFIGKTRSPAADGVPYEK; encoded by the coding sequence ATGAGAATTCTCACTGCAATTTGGGAGATTTTCACAAATCCAGCTTTTTACAAGTTGACTCTAACAGCCGCGACGCCTTTTATTTTTGCTTCACTTGGTGGTGTTTTTAGTGAAATAACAGGTGTTGTAAATATAGCCCTTGAAGGAATCATGCTCATGGGAGCTTTTGTATCAATCGTTTTTACCGCAGTCACGGGAAATCCATGGATTGGTGTCTTGTTTGCCATGTTTGTTGGACTTGGTATGGCTTGGTTGCACGCTTGGGCGAGTATAAAATGGAGGGGAAATCAAATTGTTTCAGGCACTGCATTGATACTCCTTGCCCAGGGTGTCACAGGTTTTCTCATGGAACCTATTTTTGGCAGACCGGGGCAGACCGATATCGTGGGTAAAATCCCCGAATTACGCATACCTTTATTTATGAAAAACAGCTTTCTTGCCCAGTCAATTGGTGAACTCAGTCCAATGATATATATCGCCTTTGGTTGTGTTGCACTTGCTTGGTTTATCATATACAAAACGAAACTTGGTTTGAGGATGAGAGCAGTTGGCGAAAATCCAGAAGCAGCCGATACGCTTGGCGTGAATGTCTATATGATAAGGTATTTTGGTGTTCTAATGAGTGGCATAATGGCGTCTCTCGGTGGGGCTTTTTTGAGTGTGGGAGAAGTTGGCAATTTTAGAGAATTGATGACGGGTGGACGTGGATTCATAGCTTTGGCTGCTATGATATTGGGAAATTGGAACCCCATAGGAGCGATGTGGGCGAGTTTACTCTTCGGATTTTCTGAGGCATTTGCCAATCAGTTACAGAGTAGTCCAATACTACACGTGGCTTCCTCAAGTAAACCTTTGTTCAATATGTTTCCATTTATTGTCACATTGATTGTCATAGCTGGATTCATTGGAAAGACTCGATCCCCAGCAGCAGATGGTGTACCTTACGAGAAATGA
- a CDS encoding cell division protein FtsA, with translation MIFALDVGTRKVAGLIGYIENDVLNVVDFETIEHPTRNMLDGQIHDIKGTAMVIEAVKKRLEERNEVKLEEVAVAVAGRFLKTVVLEAEQDFSGDLIDENTVKQLEMKAISQIPQNDDSGSELYCVGYSVIEYRLDGFWIKNLIGHRGKKLYVRVVAALLPVQVVDAMIIALRRAGLRPCFLTLEPMAALEIAVPEDLRILNIALIDIGAGTSDIAIAKGGTIVGYDMVPMAGDEVTEVIAQSFLLDFLSAEKLKRTINDNTSFEAIDVTGNKIVINGSSVVKAISPTVEMIAKSIAEKIKQLNLARPSALFLIGGGAKLRYLQNGLAHALDLPIERVALRTVEELQKVKSLRQDFKGSEYVTLAGIAYVSAYNSGSIYDTVSLNGEKIRLIKIGQNQSILQLLVQKGFKFTEIFGTPQPTITFELNSEIRTIPGKISGGMKVLLNGTEVPLHTTIRSGDEIVVEYNKIEKSTEPKIEGFVKQIIVEVDQQEFTRFWPKIFINNELVEDLDHPIKDGDKVLIQYPNAEEIKKAINEKFGIVNYSINGESRTAQKVFCELVEIQDKDEKEERYIFKTRKTKIKDVLPKSEPIKVFFNDEEVIISQMNNVVMVNGEYLSTESELLEGMSIEYSTWQPIIADVLAKVNLKTDGIIDYKIFLNERPVNFAAKINQNDKIRFEVFRKAQPTQS, from the coding sequence TTGATTTTCGCACTTGATGTGGGAACAAGAAAAGTTGCAGGGTTGATTGGTTATATTGAAAACGATGTACTCAATGTCGTGGATTTCGAAACAATTGAACACCCTACTCGAAATATGCTCGATGGGCAGATTCATGATATAAAGGGTACGGCAATGGTCATTGAGGCTGTTAAGAAAAGACTCGAGGAAAGAAACGAAGTGAAACTCGAAGAAGTTGCCGTTGCTGTAGCTGGAAGATTTCTCAAGACAGTAGTTCTTGAAGCAGAACAAGATTTCTCAGGTGATCTAATCGATGAAAACACAGTGAAGCAACTTGAAATGAAGGCAATATCTCAAATTCCACAAAATGATGATAGTGGTTCTGAGCTGTACTGTGTTGGATATTCGGTGATAGAATATCGCCTTGATGGTTTTTGGATTAAGAATTTAATCGGTCACAGAGGGAAAAAACTTTACGTTCGTGTTGTTGCAGCACTCTTGCCGGTACAAGTTGTTGATGCAATGATCATTGCACTGCGTAGAGCTGGTTTAAGACCATGTTTTTTAACACTCGAACCTATGGCAGCTCTGGAAATAGCCGTGCCTGAGGATTTGAGAATATTGAATATCGCATTAATTGATATCGGTGCTGGAACAAGCGACATCGCAATAGCAAAAGGTGGAACTATAGTCGGATATGACATGGTCCCAATGGCTGGAGATGAAGTTACAGAAGTTATAGCTCAATCTTTTTTACTCGATTTTCTCTCAGCTGAGAAATTAAAAAGAACAATTAATGATAACACGTCTTTTGAGGCAATAGATGTGACCGGCAACAAGATTGTTATCAACGGATCTTCTGTCGTGAAGGCGATTTCACCCACCGTTGAAATGATTGCAAAAAGTATTGCTGAGAAAATTAAACAACTGAACCTTGCCAGACCAAGTGCTCTGTTTCTCATTGGTGGAGGAGCAAAGCTGAGATACCTTCAAAATGGATTGGCGCATGCGCTTGATCTGCCAATAGAGCGGGTTGCTCTGAGAACTGTTGAGGAATTACAGAAAGTGAAAAGCCTGCGACAAGATTTCAAGGGCAGCGAGTATGTTACCCTTGCAGGAATAGCTTATGTAAGTGCGTATAACTCTGGTAGCATATACGATACTGTGAGTTTAAATGGCGAGAAAATAAGATTAATCAAAATTGGTCAGAACCAAAGCATCTTACAACTCTTGGTTCAAAAAGGTTTTAAATTCACAGAAATCTTTGGTACGCCACAGCCTACAATCACTTTTGAACTCAATAGTGAGATTCGTACAATACCAGGTAAGATCTCTGGTGGTATGAAAGTTCTATTGAATGGTACAGAGGTACCGTTACATACCACAATCAGAAGTGGTGATGAGATAGTTGTTGAATACAATAAGATTGAAAAATCAACAGAACCAAAGATCGAAGGTTTTGTGAAACAGATAATTGTTGAAGTCGATCAGCAGGAATTTACAAGGTTTTGGCCAAAAATCTTTATCAACAATGAATTAGTAGAAGACTTAGATCATCCCATTAAAGATGGTGATAAAGTATTAATCCAATATCCCAACGCTGAGGAAATCAAAAAGGCAATCAACGAAAAGTTTGGCATTGTTAATTACTCAATCAATGGTGAAAGCAGAACGGCTCAAAAGGTGTTCTGTGAATTGGTTGAGATTCAGGATAAAGATGAAAAAGAAGAAAGATACATCTTCAAGACACGAAAAACGAAAATAAAGGATGTTTTGCCAAAATCTGAACCAATAAAGGTCTTTTTCAACGACGAAGAAGTTATTATATCCCAAATGAACAACGTTGTTATGGTAAACGGTGAGTATTTATCTACAGAATCGGAACTATTGGAAGGAATGTCAATAGAATATTCAACATGGCAACCAATTATCGCAGATGTTCTCGCAAAGGTTAATTTGAAGACAGATGGCATCATAGACTATAAGATCTTTCTGAATGAAAGACCTGTTAATTTTGCAGCAAAAATCAATCAAAATGACAAGATCCGATTTGAAGTATTCAGAAAGGCTCAACCAACCCAATCATAA
- a CDS encoding endonuclease MutS2, translating to MIDDRNGDGGAFKIEIHSLEKLDFYRVVNLIEKFVLSEAGRRFLTDLRPTDNPYSELKMVDEMIRLVKSEQQILPSNFATIDIHETLNKVKEAQVLDGEELLRVSGALLTIKIVKKNIANLEESPFIKELTKSLGTYDEIISEINRCIGEDGSVRDGASERLRQLRIEYRQMLEQMRKRVENFVNTNRIYLQEPIATLRDGRHVFPVKATHKSQIKGIVHSISSSAATYFVEPEEFVSLNNDLREIREKEQEEINKILRSFTFKILEHIEKIEQDVLTLAHLDSLYARAVFACQYNAHVIYPSQELEIKLIAARHPLIDRQKVVPVDIVLPTQKCGLVLTGPNTGGKTVSLKTTGLFCSMMMAGFPLPCDENSKLPIFSKIVVDVGDEQDIKQSLSTFSSHIVNVIKALELADSKTLVLLDELGSGTDPIEGAALGLAVIQKLKESGCRFIITTHLTPIKIYAASDEKLVSASVEFDPQTLEPTFRILMGVPGASHAFEIARRLGLDETVLQEAQKFIGQEYMNVEKTIEKYQEQTVILREKIQEIENEKMRLEKLRAEYEAKYEELKKKRIEELDEELKKTYDHIREMKKQIDETINNVKKKNQDLETLRAAARIFEQQSKTVREFENIKDQIQIPQNQSLSIGDTVRLRNGEAVGRIIGMKGEKFIVDFNGIRIEARPNSLLKTPLEIREQPISNFQSTYNNLGKPEIDVRGLTVDEAEPVIEDFIDKLILSDFKTGYVIHGKGTGRLAVGIWEILRRDGRVKKYRFGTPGEGGTGVTVVEV from the coding sequence ATAATAGATGATCGAAATGGTGACGGAGGTGCTTTTAAAATAGAAATCCATAGTCTTGAAAAGCTCGATTTTTACAGAGTAGTCAATTTGATAGAAAAATTTGTTCTCAGCGAAGCTGGGAGAAGGTTCCTTACAGATTTAAGGCCCACCGATAATCCTTACTCAGAACTAAAGATGGTTGACGAAATGATCAGGTTAGTTAAGAGTGAACAGCAAATACTTCCATCAAATTTCGCCACCATAGACATTCATGAGACGCTCAATAAAGTGAAAGAAGCGCAGGTCCTTGATGGCGAAGAATTACTCAGAGTCTCAGGTGCTCTTTTGACTATCAAGATAGTGAAGAAAAATATTGCAAATCTTGAAGAAAGCCCATTTATAAAAGAACTCACAAAATCTTTAGGGACATACGACGAAATAATCTCAGAAATAAACAGGTGTATAGGAGAAGATGGCTCAGTAAGAGATGGTGCATCAGAGAGATTAAGACAATTGAGGATTGAATACAGACAAATGTTAGAACAAATGCGAAAAAGAGTGGAAAATTTTGTCAATACAAACAGAATATACTTGCAGGAACCTATTGCAACTCTGAGGGATGGTAGACATGTTTTTCCTGTGAAGGCAACGCACAAATCTCAAATCAAGGGTATTGTTCACTCGATCTCCTCTTCCGCGGCAACTTATTTTGTTGAACCCGAAGAATTCGTTTCTCTCAACAACGACTTAAGAGAAATCAGAGAAAAAGAACAAGAAGAAATTAATAAAATCTTGAGAAGTTTCACTTTCAAAATACTTGAACATATAGAAAAGATAGAACAAGACGTACTCACTTTAGCGCATTTGGACAGTTTGTATGCAAGAGCTGTTTTTGCATGTCAGTACAATGCACATGTGATATATCCTTCACAAGAATTGGAGATAAAACTCATCGCAGCTCGACATCCACTGATCGACAGACAAAAGGTAGTGCCGGTTGATATAGTCCTTCCAACTCAAAAATGTGGTTTGGTATTAACTGGACCAAATACTGGTGGTAAAACCGTTTCATTGAAAACAACAGGACTTTTCTGCTCCATGATGATGGCAGGTTTTCCTTTACCATGTGATGAGAATTCCAAACTTCCCATATTCTCGAAGATCGTAGTTGACGTAGGAGATGAACAGGATATTAAACAGAGTTTGAGCACCTTCTCGTCTCACATAGTGAACGTTATCAAGGCGCTGGAATTAGCTGACTCAAAAACACTTGTCTTACTCGATGAACTTGGTTCGGGTACTGATCCAATAGAAGGAGCGGCTCTGGGACTTGCAGTGATACAAAAACTCAAAGAATCTGGTTGTAGATTCATCATAACGACTCATTTGACACCTATTAAAATCTATGCGGCAAGTGATGAAAAACTTGTTAGCGCTTCTGTTGAATTCGACCCACAGACTCTCGAACCTACTTTTCGCATTTTAATGGGTGTCCCTGGTGCTTCACACGCTTTTGAGATCGCCAGAAGACTTGGACTCGATGAGACTGTTTTGCAAGAAGCTCAAAAATTCATTGGACAGGAATACATGAATGTTGAAAAAACTATTGAAAAGTATCAAGAACAGACCGTAATTCTCCGTGAGAAGATACAAGAAATAGAAAACGAAAAAATGAGATTAGAGAAGTTGAGAGCTGAATATGAAGCAAAATACGAAGAACTCAAAAAGAAAAGAATAGAAGAACTCGATGAAGAACTCAAAAAAACATATGACCACATAAGAGAAATGAAAAAACAAATCGACGAAACTATCAACAATGTGAAAAAGAAAAATCAAGACCTTGAAACCCTTAGGGCAGCAGCCAGAATCTTTGAGCAACAGTCAAAAACCGTTAGAGAGTTTGAAAATATAAAAGATCAAATTCAAATTCCACAAAACCAATCACTATCAATAGGAGATACCGTACGACTGAGAAACGGTGAAGCTGTAGGTAGAATTATTGGTATGAAAGGTGAAAAATTCATAGTAGATTTCAACGGCATAAGAATAGAGGCTCGTCCTAACAGTTTGCTAAAAACTCCTTTAGAAATTAGAGAACAGCCAATATCAAATTTTCAAAGTACCTATAACAACTTGGGCAAACCTGAAATAGATGTGCGAGGCTTGACAGTAGATGAGGCTGAGCCGGTGATAGAAGACTTCATTGATAAGTTGATCCTATCGGATTTCAAAACAGGTTACGTGATTCATGGGAAAGGGACGGGTAGGCTTGCCGTTGGAATATGGGAAATACTCAGACGTGATGGTAGGGTGAAGAAGTACCGGTTTGGTACTCCAGGTGAAGGTGGCACAGGAGTAACTGTAGTGGAGGTGTAG
- a CDS encoding GspE/PulE family protein, with the protein MPLDKPRYKRLGEILIEKGLVTQEELSRALEEQRKNRKALGEILVDMGLISWEQITDALSEQYNVPVLRDPPKTIPVEILRSIPRAMIEELRVIPVDKQSDKLVVITDSVYNLSRITSEIKFLTGKDPVVYLVTPTIFSLMYAQHIQGAPMALAEEMPVEQIEPVTEEEVEETLAEVEAPVVRMVNAIIQRAVQMEASDIHIEPFRNYVRIRYRVDGLLRKITDYSKVQHSAVVTRIKIMSGLDISEKRLPQDGKFYMNIQGEQYDFRVSTMPSVHGEKVVMRILKVSGAYKQLEELGFSEFNYKRISDLLRRPNGIILITGPTGSGKSTTLVAMINKLKDITLNIITAEDPVEYTIDGVTQCQVNPEIGLTFARYLRSFLRQDPDIIMIGEMRDKETANLAIEASLTGHLVLSTLHTNSAAAAIDRMVNMGIDRHMISTSLIGVISQRLVRKLCENCRVKTELRKEYLEMWKAAFPEIEPVEYAAGSGCPECGGSGYKGRVAIGEVLIITRDVKDSIVSGGGEREIYDLALQKGMRPMFIDGFEKVLKGITSFDEVLRVTVGI; encoded by the coding sequence ATGCCTCTGGATAAACCACGGTATAAAAGACTTGGTGAGATTCTGATTGAAAAAGGTTTAGTAACACAAGAAGAATTGTCAAGAGCTTTAGAAGAACAGCGCAAGAATAGAAAAGCTCTCGGTGAAATATTGGTTGACATGGGTCTAATAAGTTGGGAGCAAATTACCGACGCTCTGAGTGAACAATACAATGTCCCTGTTTTGAGAGATCCCCCAAAAACAATTCCAGTCGAGATACTTAGAAGTATACCGAGAGCAATGATAGAAGAGTTGAGAGTCATACCAGTTGATAAGCAAAGTGATAAGTTGGTCGTTATAACAGATAGCGTTTATAATTTGTCGCGTATAACAAGTGAAATTAAGTTTCTCACTGGTAAAGATCCCGTTGTTTATCTTGTGACACCAACGATTTTTTCACTCATGTATGCTCAGCACATTCAAGGTGCTCCTATGGCTTTGGCGGAAGAAATGCCTGTAGAACAAATCGAACCTGTTACTGAAGAAGAAGTTGAGGAAACACTTGCTGAGGTAGAGGCACCTGTTGTGAGAATGGTCAATGCGATTATTCAAAGAGCTGTTCAAATGGAAGCAAGTGATATACACATCGAACCATTCAGAAATTACGTGCGTATACGTTACCGTGTTGATGGACTACTCAGAAAGATCACAGATTACTCCAAAGTACAGCATAGTGCAGTTGTGACAAGAATAAAGATCATGTCTGGGCTTGATATATCGGAAAAGAGATTACCACAAGATGGAAAGTTTTATATGAACATACAGGGTGAACAATACGATTTTCGCGTTTCTACGATGCCATCGGTGCACGGTGAAAAAGTAGTAATGAGAATACTCAAAGTTTCTGGTGCATATAAACAGTTGGAAGAACTTGGTTTTAGTGAATTCAATTACAAGAGAATATCAGATTTATTGAGAAGACCAAATGGAATAATTCTTATAACGGGACCAACAGGTAGTGGAAAATCTACTACACTTGTTGCAATGATAAACAAGCTCAAGGATATAACTCTCAATATAATAACGGCAGAAGATCCTGTGGAATACACAATAGATGGGGTCACACAGTGCCAAGTCAACCCTGAAATTGGTCTAACCTTTGCGCGATATCTGAGGTCGTTCTTGAGACAAGATCCAGACATAATAATGATTGGAGAAATGAGAGACAAAGAAACAGCAAATCTTGCCATTGAAGCATCTTTGACTGGGCATTTGGTATTGAGTACTCTGCATACTAATAGTGCTGCGGCCGCAATAGATAGAATGGTGAACATGGGAATAGATAGACATATGATCAGTACATCACTCATTGGTGTTATAAGCCAACGACTGGTCAGGAAGTTATGTGAAAACTGTAGGGTGAAGACAGAATTGAGAAAAGAGTATTTGGAAATGTGGAAGGCAGCCTTTCCAGAAATTGAACCCGTTGAGTACGCGGCAGGTAGCGGTTGCCCTGAATGTGGTGGCAGTGGTTATAAAGGCCGCGTCGCAATTGGAGAGGTACTTATTATCACAAGAGATGTGAAGGATTCAATTGTCTCGGGTGGTGGTGAAAGAGAAATCTATGACTTAGCCTTGCAAAAAGGTATGCGACCGATGTTTATAGACGGATTTGAGAAGGTGCTCAAGGGAATTACTTCGTTTGATGAAGTTCTCAGGGTGACTGTGGGTATATGA
- the ftsZ gene encoding cell division protein FtsZ, whose product MAFELGKSKVNNADKFTKKRVPVIKVVGVGGAGNNAINRMVEIGIRDVTFISVNTDVQVLEENKADIKIQIGEKRTRGLGAGGDPRTGEEAAQESREELEQMLQDTDMLFITAGFGGGTGTGATPVIAEIAKSMGILTVAVITTPFYFEGKERWSAAIEGLKRLRKSVDTLIRISNNKLLEELPSDVTVVNAFLKADETLHQGVKGISELITKRGYINLDFADVESVMRDAGAAMLGIGIGKGPNRAVEAARRAMESKLMDRPVENAGAIILNISAPKTVQLREMHAAAAIIRQSCSEDADVKFGLIIDDELAQDEMRVTLIATGFDEEDSYLFPESEIPAVYRMGLEDLNASG is encoded by the coding sequence ATGGCTTTTGAGCTTGGTAAATCGAAGGTAAACAACGCGGATAAGTTTACAAAGAAAAGAGTTCCAGTGATAAAAGTCGTCGGAGTGGGAGGAGCTGGTAATAACGCTATAAATAGGATGGTTGAAATTGGTATAAGAGATGTCACTTTTATTTCTGTGAACACGGATGTCCAGGTTTTAGAAGAAAATAAAGCAGATATCAAGATACAAATTGGCGAGAAGAGAACCAGAGGATTAGGGGCAGGTGGGGACCCAAGAACTGGTGAAGAAGCAGCACAGGAAAGTCGTGAAGAACTTGAACAGATGTTGCAGGATACCGATATGCTGTTCATAACAGCCGGCTTTGGTGGAGGCACAGGAACTGGTGCAACACCTGTGATAGCTGAGATTGCGAAGAGTATGGGGATTCTCACCGTTGCAGTGATCACAACACCATTTTATTTTGAAGGGAAAGAACGATGGTCCGCGGCAATAGAAGGTCTGAAGAGACTCAGGAAGAGTGTCGATACTCTAATCAGAATTTCGAATAATAAGTTGTTGGAAGAATTACCTTCAGACGTGACCGTTGTAAATGCCTTTTTAAAAGCCGATGAAACTCTTCATCAAGGTGTCAAGGGTATTTCAGAGTTAATTACGAAAAGAGGATATATCAACCTTGATTTTGCAGATGTCGAATCGGTCATGAGAGATGCGGGAGCCGCAATGCTTGGTATTGGTATCGGTAAAGGACCTAACCGAGCCGTGGAAGCTGCAAGAAGAGCTATGGAAAGTAAGCTGATGGATCGACCGGTGGAAAATGCCGGAGCGATTATTCTGAATATCTCTGCTCCAAAAACTGTTCAACTTCGTGAGATGCATGCCGCTGCAGCCATTATACGTCAGAGTTGTAGTGAAGACGCAGACGTAAAATTCGGTCTTATAATCGACGATGAGTTAGCACAGGATGAAATGAGAGTAACACTCATAGCCACGGGATTTGATGAAGAAGACAGTTATTTGTTCCCCGAAAGTGAGATACCTGCCGTCTATAGAATGGGTTTGGAGGATCTGAATGCCTCTGGATAA
- the ftsA gene encoding cell division protein FtsA: MRKSENYVSIDIGSHSTKGLIISKTSEGYELLTHLNLKTRGIDGGDVKDAISLRETLNQLMSQIDDIVNLSRTNIIISSSCGKFTLHDLKKEHVVSDGEKKTIDEAMVELLKQSAIDGFGDSYQVLHIYPKRYTIDKTKNVFNPIGMLANHLEVELTVVTVDKSSSSLFEFLQDVIPQDFDFAASAILGAEGVLTDTEKENGVCVVELGHSNTAVLIYSMGAPIRLEIIPLGMKHVVKDISIVFNTSIEEAERLLKTHGSAIYGEPSFGQQSVDFKGLDGRSSKSITKDELAKVIHARLREILTKVKRVYREACSGMPEFGPRGLPGGIVLLGGGAKVPRLLDLSLDVFKSPVRIGTYNASTNVVIKDSEEILDDPIYASALGGFISLIEVRSNIEQSSKKEPGEGFFKRLVEIFKNLW, from the coding sequence GTGAGGAAGAGTGAAAACTATGTTTCAATCGACATTGGTTCTCATTCCACAAAAGGATTGATTATCTCAAAGACATCTGAGGGATATGAACTTCTCACACACTTGAATTTAAAAACGCGCGGGATAGATGGTGGGGATGTAAAAGATGCCATTTCACTACGTGAAACACTTAATCAATTGATGTCGCAGATTGATGATATAGTGAATTTAAGCCGGACAAATATCATTATCTCTTCGAGTTGTGGCAAATTTACACTTCATGACTTGAAAAAAGAACATGTCGTTTCTGATGGCGAGAAAAAAACTATCGATGAAGCAATGGTTGAACTTCTCAAACAATCTGCTATTGATGGATTTGGTGATAGTTACCAAGTCTTGCACATTTATCCTAAAAGATACACAATCGATAAAACAAAAAATGTGTTTAATCCCATCGGTATGCTTGCAAATCATTTAGAAGTAGAATTGACTGTTGTAACTGTTGATAAATCTTCCAGTTCTCTTTTTGAATTCTTGCAAGATGTTATCCCGCAAGATTTTGATTTTGCCGCATCGGCAATCTTGGGAGCAGAAGGTGTATTAACAGATACCGAAAAGGAAAATGGTGTCTGTGTTGTTGAGCTTGGCCATTCCAACACTGCAGTTCTCATATACTCGATGGGAGCTCCTATTAGGCTTGAGATAATACCTTTGGGTATGAAGCATGTCGTTAAAGATATTTCCATAGTTTTCAATACTTCTATTGAAGAGGCAGAGAGGCTCCTGAAAACCCATGGGAGTGCTATATATGGAGAACCAAGTTTTGGTCAACAATCTGTTGATTTCAAAGGGCTTGATGGTAGAAGTTCCAAAAGTATAACCAAAGACGAATTGGCAAAAGTCATACATGCACGACTTAGGGAAATTCTCACTAAGGTAAAACGTGTCTACCGAGAAGCCTGTTCAGGTATGCCCGAGTTTGGACCAAGGGGTTTACCTGGAGGTATAGTTCTTTTGGGGGGAGGAGCCAAGGTACCAAGATTACTCGATCTGTCACTGGATGTTTTCAAGAGCCCTGTTAGAATAGGAACCTATAATGCTTCTACAAATGTGGTTATTAAAGACTCAGAAGAGATACTGGATGACCCAATTTATGCATCGGCTCTTGGAGGGTTTATATCTTTGATCGAAGTCAGATCTAACATCGAACAATCATCAAAAAAAGAGCCAGGTGAAGGTTTCTTTAAGAGACTTGTTGAAATATTCAAGAATCTCTGGTAG
- a CDS encoding DUF4894 domain-containing protein produces MYNSSKAIIFGGFFVILIFFFGTIRFLPNISLRRNDSVPTYLVSYKNRIWWISQKGEFLHIASSTDILKKAIVSGIEVKELSVSKDSLEIITMLKDVLNSPYVAEVKLNQKCAILLKGVILYLSDWKDLINHLSRLKDLIVVMQPKTEYFLTSAGLVYKIRGGGGEEE; encoded by the coding sequence ATGTATAATTCAAGTAAAGCGATAATTTTTGGTGGATTCTTTGTAATTCTTATTTTTTTCTTTGGTACTATAAGATTCTTACCTAATATATCTCTTAGGAGAAATGACAGTGTACCAACTTATCTTGTGTCTTACAAGAATAGAATTTGGTGGATATCACAGAAGGGCGAATTTTTACATATAGCAAGCTCAACAGATATTTTGAAAAAGGCTATTGTGAGTGGCATAGAGGTTAAGGAATTATCTGTGAGTAAGGATTCTCTTGAGATCATAACAATGTTGAAAGATGTCTTAAATAGTCCATACGTTGCAGAAGTAAAATTGAATCAAAAATGTGCAATCCTTTTAAAAGGTGTTATATTATATCTCAGTGATTGGAAAGATTTGATAAACCATCTTTCGCGTCTGAAAGACTTGATTGTGGTAATGCAACCAAAAACTGAATATTTTTTAACTTCAGCCGGACTTGTTTACAAGATCAGAGGTGGTGGCGGTGAGGAAGAGTGA